The following proteins are encoded in a genomic region of Coffea eugenioides isolate CCC68of chromosome 6, Ceug_1.0, whole genome shotgun sequence:
- the LOC113774700 gene encoding auxin-binding protein ABP20, with translation MLIQALFFFSLLVASTQALDFCVADPSLPVGPAGYSCKNTADVTVDDFIFSLAAPGNTSNIISAAVTPAFPPTFPGVNGLGISIARLDFAVGGVIPFHTHPGGSEILVVIQGQLCAGFISSLENKVYFKTLVKGDVMAFPRGLLHFQFNSGKSPALAFVSFSSPTPGLQVTDFAFFKNDLPTEIVAKTTFLDIPQIKKLKAILGGTN, from the coding sequence ATGTTGATACAagccctctttttcttttcactccTTGTTGCCTCAACTCAAGCTTTAGACTTCTGCGTGGCGGATCCTTCATTGCCTGTTGGACCTGCAGGTTACTCTTGCAAGAACACTGCTGACGTCACAGTTGATGATTTTATTTTCAGCTTAGCAGCTCCTGGCAACACTTCTAACATCATTTCTGCGGCAGTAACCCCTGCTTTTCCACCCACGTTCCCTGGTGTGAATGGTCTTGGCATTTCAATTGCCCGTCTGGATTTCGCTGTGGGTGGTGTTATCCCATTTCACACGCACCCTGGAGGATCTGAAATCCTTGTTGTCATACAGGGGCAGCTCTGTGCTGGCTTCATTTCTTCATTGGAGAATAAAGTCTATTTCAAAACTCTTGTAAAAGGAGATGTGATGGCATTCCCACGAGGTTTGTTGCATTTCCAGTTTAATTCCGGGAAGAGTCCTGCCCTAGCTTTTGTTAGCTTTAGTAGTCCTACCCCTGGTCTTCAAGTCACTGACTTTGCATTCTTCAAGAATGATTTGCCAACTGAAATTGTTGCCAAAACCACTTTCCTTGACATTCCACAAATCAAGAAGCTCAAAGCAATCCTTGGTGGCACCAATTAG